The segment TCCATGTAGGAGGGGCAGAGGGGTATCCAGATGGGCTGTCTGCAGGAAGCACACCTAGTTGAATCTGTGTTGTGAAAGAGGAATGCTGCATGACCTTTAAGTGGGCAGTGCACTGTTAGCTGTGTTACTTACTCCTATCCTTGTCTTTGAAAAGGTGCTGGTAAACAAAGACACTGGTAATCAGTCAATTCCTGACAGGCCAGATCAACTTCAGTCATAGCTGTTCAAGCACAGAAGACAGCTTGTCATCTTCCAGAAAGAGATTCAACTTGTTTGCTCTCGTCTTTGTAGCAAGTCATGAGGGATTTTCTTTCCGTCTCATAATGTTTTGTACGTGAATTATCAAATGTGGGCTCCACTCCAACAAGAATTCAAATTAGAAAAGCTCATGAACTTTCATGCATTGGGTTATCTTGGTATAATCAAGAGGGCAAAGTTCCTTTCAAGCAACATTCTTAGATAGAATCTACATACTTATGCTAGCGGTGGTGCTGAGAAACAACAAAGTTTACTGGAAGATGTTTGTAACGAAAATTTTTCAAGCATTGATTTTAATCTATCCTTGTGGTCTAGTGTGAGAACAGTAAAACGTAAACCAAACCAAGTGTGATTTACTACTGTTTAAGAAGGAAACATAAAAGAAGTTACTCTGATTGCATtacattgctttttcttttgcacCAGTGAGCTGAGGAACCATCTAGCACTGGCCACATGTTGCCTTGGTCCCCTGATCTCAGTGTGCTCAGCTGAAGTGCTCTCAGGTATCATTATGTATCAGAATTCCTTATGTATCAGAAGCAACTGCACATGATAGGGCCTATAGCTTACTCTTTTCCTGCTACTTGCAGAATAAGCATAAAGACAACTTTGGTCAAGCAGAGTTTTCAGAACCTGCTTTGTCTTTGATTTTAACAATGTCTACCTTAAAGCACAgacaaaaattctttttgcCTCACTCCATATTGAGGAAATACAGAACAGTTTCCAGGGGAAGAAACTGTTTCTCTTGGGCCAGAGGAGAGGCATGTCATATCTTTGTGCTGTTGCAACTCAGCAGAATAAAACAAAGCCTCTTAGTGAGGTATATAAGTAATCTGATCTCCTATACTGCTGTGCAGTAGCTAATTGCATCTCTAGTTTAGGACACTCTCTTCATATCCTGTCCACCTAGCTCTGCCACCTGAACTTCTGTTTGATCCTAGTCTTTGTTTTACCAGTGCTCAGAGCTTTTTGTTGATATGCTGCTCTCATTTCTCCAGGGGTGTGTTACATGAGTATTAGCAGGTGTCATCCATAAGCCAGATCTGCAACCATTGCAGGTCtggatttttgttgttattttactGATTGAGATTTCATGAGGGTAGGCATGTCCCACTAGCCCCTTATTAAGCCAAAATTGGCATGTTCCCAGAGCTATCAAAGATCTATATTGGACCTAATAAAGAAAGACCGTTTTCCAGCCTAGTGGGTGAGGCTTAGAACATCTTGGAGCAGCCTTAGAACAAAACATGAGGTCCATGGCTTGCCAACTTCCAATCAGATACAAGAAAAGCATGTGAAAGGAAGCAGGCCCTTACATCACACTTGTTACTGCAGCTTGGATTTTGTCTTCTTAGAGGACACAACCTACAATTTGTTCAATGACAGCTGGAAAATAGGAGGGAAGAACAAGATAATAGTCATCACACTGCTACTGATAAAGATGGAAAGACTACTGTGTTTAAGATATTACTGGTCCAGCCCAAGAATCCTTGTTTGTCTTTGTTAGCTAACCTGCATGCCCCTCTGGTTCCATAGTTGGTCCCTTCTGCCTGGCTCACCAAACAGACAAAAGATTACTCAAAAGCTGGCCTTGAATGTTGTGCTCTTTAGGAGCTCCTCTGGATGTGACTCAGACTCATCTCTTGTGTTTGTGTGGCCGGGTATCAACGTAGGGACAGGGCATAATGTGAGAGCACTTTGCCTAAGCAATCAGCTTCCATTTGCTGTCTTATTTCCTAGTCCATGTGTGGACAGGGCATAATGTGAGAGCACTTTGCCTAAGCAATCAGCTTCCATTTGCTGTCTTATTTCCTAGTCCATGTGTCAAGTTACTGACTTGCTGAGAGGCTGGATGTAGTTTCCTCTGTATTTTTCCAGGCAAATACTAGTTGTAGCCAGAAGAGTTTGTGCAGCAAGGTACTGTGTCCCACTTCCCTGCTCATTTGTGAGACCTACCTGTCTGCAAAAGACTCGCTCCGAGATGCTCACTGAAGGGAAGTTGGGAGCAGGtattttttacttcagtttttctttaGAATCTAAAGAGAGAGCAAAATCAAGCACTGCATGGCtggttttctctgttttaatataaaataagtatttttccAACATCTTTTTGAACTAGGAGAAAAATCATTCCCAGACCTTGTTCCTTTAGAAAAGGCTTCTAAGTTATAAGTCTTAAATtccacaaaatggaaaaaaaatagccatTAGCTGTAGCAGTTGTTTCACAAACTTCCCTTTAAGTAGACCAGGTGCACTCAAACTATCATATCATATATTTTCTGTCCAACCTTCATAAATAACAGAGGCTTAGTAAGACTTACAAAGTATGTGCCATGCTGTAGAGTCAGGTACAGCAGTAACAGGCAGGAGATCACAGTTGGGTTTAAGCCAGACTAAAATGAGGTGCAGCTTAACAGTGGCTGATTTTCCATGTTGATGAATGAGGGATAACCAATGCCTTGTTTTCCTTGCAGTggatgaaaaaaagaagtcttgATGAGCTCCTGAGAATTGTATTCAGTACTCCTTGGCCAGCATGGAAATTCCTAGAAGAATCTAAAAGAGGGACATCTTGTCCTGTTCCTCAGGTTAACACACTCTTTAAGAATCAGGAAAATGTACAATCTAGCTCCCTGCTGTGTGTGTAGATCTGGAAGGAGTGGAGACTTCAAACCATTGGTACAAAGTTCACAAACTCGGTGAAGTTtctcaataataataataagtcCTAAACATACTCAGAAGTTCTGTTGCTGATCCTGGTTTTTGTCAGGAAGATACATATTTCCTTGTAACCAAAGCTGGAGTTTCCATGTGAGCAAAGTCATTTCTTCTGAGGATTGGTGACTCTTCGGAGACCTCTCAATCGACTGAGCAATTCCGTGATGAAGTCCTGCAGTAAGAGTTGGTTGAAGAAGGATGTTGTATTAATTCCAGCACTCACCAGCCCAAAGCAACTGTGGCGTTTCCATCATTCCCACATTCACCCTTACATACACCCTTACAGAAACCAAATTTTGACATGTATTGAGCAAACATATCTTTTAGCTTAGGAAAGGAGACCTTGTGATGGATGAGAAGGGTCTAAAagctcctctcctttccctgtctCCCTTTGGAACAGCCATGTTTACTTTCTCCTTAGGAACTAGCCTGACCCTCTTTATCCCAGATACCTGCTTTTCCCACCGTGAGATGACCTCAGGATGCTGTTGTTCTCTTTTAGGTTCCACTGCTTCCTGTTGCCACCATAACCTCCTGCCCACTTCTGCTGCCCTCCCAATCTAGGGCAAAGCAAGCTGTCCCTCTTGTTGAACCAGTAGAGCTCTATGTTGTGAATTGCAAAccatcctggagctgtgccagttcTACAAGGAAGTGGCTGGCAGAGAAGAGGTGGAGCAAAACATGTAGGACTAATGATAATGTTGAGCAGGGGTTGAGGACAGGCAGAGCAGATAGATGAGCAGTTAATGGAGACAAACCCTGACTACTTTGCTGACACAGCCAAGGACTATGAACTAAACTGGCCTATCTGGTTATTCCAAGCAGAAGGCAATGTGCAAACTTTACCCTCTGCATGGCAAGTAACACCACCATAAAGAGGTGTGCAGCCTTTCTTACCCAGAGACATCGCTACATGTTCTTGTAATTAGGCAAGGTCACTGGAAATACTGCAGCTTGTTACCATTTGTCCTGTGCGGAATCCCAGCATCCTCACTTGGGTGATCAGAGGTTGCCACAACATGCTCTGGAAGTAAATGCCTAGGATCATACCTGTCTTTTCAGTCAGTCCTTTCAGTTTCTTGTCTGCCTTCTGCAGTTAAACTCCTGAGATCTTTCAAGGGGACTGGATTCAAGATCCCCAGGGTGAAAGTATGTGTTATTGCCAACAGGGCAGCAGTATCTGTATTCAGCAGGTACTGTGCTGTCCACAAGACACTTTCATGGCTTCTGACTTAGCAGAGCAAACTCTGTTCAGTTACCGCTCTGGGAATGTGAGATTCTTGCCTCAGATCTGACATTCAGACACTCTGAAAACTATTTCATATTGCCAGCTTTGCTGAAACCCCTGGTGGGAGAGTATCTGTGATGATTGCTACAGCCCAGTTTAATTTCAGTGATACTAATATTGATTCAGTGATTGAACTTCAGTCATGCATTCATCTCATTTTCTGTGTGTTCAgcactgcacagccacatcAGCTTGACATCGCGTGGAGTCTGATTGATGATGTGCAAGCAGAATGTTCACATGCAGTGCATGGGGCTGAAGCAGTGATGGGAACATATTTTGCACAGGTGTGCAGTGCAGCAAAGGCAATCCCTGTGTGGTGCATGCACACAGTATTACCTCCAATTGTCTGGACATTGTGGGATTTAACTCTTTAATTCAAAGTAAAAACTTCCAAAgttatgtggggaaaaaaatccatgcgTAAAATTAACCTACATGGCCACTGCTCAGCAGTTATCTGCCCAGTCTAACCTAAGGGCCGTTCTACATCCTTGTCACTCATAACCCTAGAGTGTTTTAAGCTAAGAATGCGTTCACTTAACAGTGTAAAAATGGTTATGTGAGCTATGGCACTGTCTATGGCTTTTCTACACTGAGGATCAAACAGCAGCTCAGACTGATCAGCTTAGGATGTCTGAAACATGGAAAGAACTTCCTCTGATTGTAAAGCATAATTCCTTATTTGCTCTAGTGCTCTGCCTTCAGCTCATTCATGTGCATTTATATGTAATTTTACAATCACAGAATGAAGTGGCAAACACCTCCCATTATGATGAAACAAATCTGCAGCATGGTAGTGTCTTGGCTACTcagccaagcagcagcaaagacaCCGTAACAGAATAGTATAACATGTATACATGTAAATTTATATGCTTTGCTCacctctgtggggctggagcactCATGGAGGATTTCCTAAAAAAACAAGGAGTCAtcattttagtattttatgaGTTGATCTAGTTCTCCCCTCCCTACAAAGAGGAAGGCACAAGAAAGCATCATGCAACACTACCAACACCTATTCTCTACCCCATGTGCCACTAGTCTTTATGAAGAGAACTTCACTAACTTAAAATCACCAAGTCCCTCTATCTGACCtgtagttttattttctgttcttcattaGGGACCTCCAGGAGATCTTCAAGATCAATTTGTGGTTCGGGAGCGGCTGCCTCTGTTTCCTCCCTtagctaaaaggaaaaaaaaccaccagagtTAATTAACCTTCAAACTTCTAGCAGCTGAGTTACAATAAAACTATGCAGCAAAGTTGAGGTCAAGATATAAATAATCTCAAAAAAGGGAGGTTCTTGTAATGAGGGCATGGATTCCAGCCCCTATGTAGCAGACAGGCACACATCCTGACGTAGACATTCTTCATCTTTTCCAACCACTACATGGCTCAGGGATCATCACCCACCATTGGAAGACCATTTCAAGGATATCAAAATGCAGTGCCGCATATACCAGCCTGTGACACTCTTCCTCTATGAGGAGTTCACCAAACAGAACTCCAACAGGCTTAATCTTGGAGAGGCATAAATAACAGAAGGAGATTTTAGGGTTTTATGCTAATTACACTCATCTACTTTGTATTTATACTAAGGCTTTTGGCAGTAATGGAGAGAAAATTATGCTGTTGAAAGACCTAACAATATTTTGCCATCTTTCTCTAATAGATATGAGAGGGATATAATAGTCTCCTTTAATGTAAGAGGGACTCCAAGTTTTGGTGACTGGAGTGATAATCTTGTACTGCATTGGGGTGTTAGTTGAAAACATTTGTACACTTgatcacagacacattttagcTTCACAAATCTCTGCAAGGAAACCAGCCTGTGTTTTTCCAGTGTATTTGCAAAATTAATCTTTCACAACACAACACTAGTGATATTTTGGCATAGTAATCAGTAGAATAAGGATACTGGGTGAACAGCACAGTTCCTGATTGCCAGGTTGTGGCATTTATGGATGTGTCCGTAAAACATTAAACATTAAAGACaatatttacaggaaaaaaagaaacttttcctgGGCAGTCACTGATACTAAGCCAGAGAGGAAGTAGAAAGCCCTTGTTTAACTTTGATACACAGCTAACttaagaataaataataaaccagAGTTAAATATATTGCACTGTGACCCACACAGTATTTCTTcttaaaagtaatatttttcatgTGACTTTTTAGAAAACCGGTGTTGATCCAGGCTGACTTAGTCTCTGGTTAAGAAACTAAGTAGGCTGGGAGGGTGAGATAGGGTAGAAAATCCCTGTGGCTTTTAGTCCTAGTGTGGATGTTCTTCTGGATTCCATATGCAAGGAATCATCTCAAAAATGAGTCTTAGTTTTGTTGCTAAAAAGCCTCATGACAGTAAACATCATAGCATTCCCTGCATCAGGAGGTGATGTTTGAGCTAACCTTGCTGTCATTTGAATCTCTGGAAGACACCCAGGAACTGCACTGCCAAGGGCAGGTGGAGCAAAGTAAGAGATAACAAAGAGACAATTGTAATGGAAGTTGAAGGATACAAGGAAGCCTAAAGAAGCAGGGCAACTAAATAGTCTTGTCACAATGcgcagaggagagcaggatgACCTGCTGGACATCTCCGTGATTACAAGTAATTTACTGTGGCACATGTATGTATTTGAAGAGATCCTGTTAACAGTCTCTGACCTGGCACAGCATTATGTTATGTAGTTCCTTGTAGCAAATCTCTTATGCTGGCCTGAATACATCAGGAAGCAGGGAAATCTCTTGTGCTGAAGAGATACTAGCAAGGGTAATCCACTGGCAATCTGTTCCTGTAAGGGCATGGCTGGGTTTCTCACTTGTGCCTGCTGGGATTTTGCAGTAGGGAAAAAGAATCCCCTTTGGGCATCTGCTCTGATGACAGATCATCTTCTTCCAGAGAATGATCATCTTCAttctctggaaaacagaagaacATAAACTGACTTGTTTTTCTGACACCCTTGAAGTGTAAAGGTGTATCTCTGTACACTTCAGCAAGTAAGAGTAGCACATGGAGGACCACATCCTGGGTCATGTTACTGGTCATACCAAGTGCTTCTTGTctgtatcagaaaaaaaagtgacaaaaatgTAACTCTTTAAAACTGCAGTAATTCTCCAAAGGGCAAGATGTTCTGTTACTCAAAGCAGCAGACATTCTCCTTGCTTGTCTCTAGCAAACCTCAACAGTCAGGAAAAGGACTCTGAATTGAGCTACCAACTCCAGGGACAGTCCCTCAAATGCCAGTGTAGGATGGCTGGGAAGCAATATTGTCACTGCCACTCTTTTGAACAGCCTTCATTCAGCAGGACTACCATGGTAGCACTTTGCAGACACACTGAATTTTGCCTGCCTGACTGGGTCTCCTGATAACTTCTGCTCCCATGTGCACTATATAATGTTTCGTAATGCATTATGAAGAGGCCTAAGATACAGGTAAGAATTTCTTACTATCATTTTAATAAACTATAGAAAACAACTGGAAATTCACAACTAACTTGAAGAGATTAGTAATTTTTACTGAGCAAGCTGTGTTTGGGAAATCTAAAACAGTTAGTTAACTGAACAGAAGCAGTAATATACTCATTTTCAGAGGAGCCATGCATTTGCAGAAGAAGAAGGGACCTTTTTCTCCATATTTGTTTTCTGCCTGTTCTTTGCATAAGGcataaattaaaacagaaatattttatctccCAACATGGCATGAGAATCTGGCACATTCCCACACAAATTTCAAATACATGGTCACACAGGAAGTcacacagaaaattattataataatgatcataataataaaagcaacagcaacaacaataaTAAGGACAGACTTAGAAGCAGTTCCTGAAGTCTGGGTCTTCAGCTGTGAAGGTGACATTATTCTATAGCTCTCAGGCCCAGAAAATCAGCCTGGGCAGGCAAAAAATTTTCTCTACCATCATGGCAAGTAGCACGAAACCCACCATTAATGGCCTGTTCTGAATGTCCACTTCAGTGTTGATTGCAATTTGAAACTGCTGATGCTCAGAGCGGAAGGCTCTAAAAAATCATCAGCTCTTATTTCCTTGTGTCTCAAAAGTGTGCTTAACACTGTGCTGGGGTGCAAATACAGAGTACAGGGCAGAAAGGGCCTGGCAGTGCATTTAGTCCATCCCCATCCAGGACATAAATAAGCAGTTTTACACAATTTGTTAAACCCATTTGTGTCATCTGTTGAAGATGGAGATTCTCTGTGAGTCAAGAAAGCTGTATTTTCTTACTGTATCAGCCGCTGCTctagagagaaaagcaaaatcctTAATCAAgctatttaaatgtatttaagaTCATGATGTACAAAGGGGGAAAACCTTTCATCTTTTACTGTACCACACTCCAAAGGATTATCTCAACCACAGAAGAATGCTATTGCTTCTGAAAGTACCCAGCATAACTATCATGCATCTAAGGTCAATATATGAATAGAAGTGATAGTACAGGGTTAAAATTTCAATAtaccctggcagtgctggaactTGAATGTCACTAACCCAGCGAAAAAATGCAACAGCTGAAGTAAAATTGTGTACCATTCAGATGCTGTAGGCATTCCTGGCTCTTTCCTACTGGGACAGCTCTCAGTCAGGCAGGAAAAATTTGGGAGAGACCGTTCCTGGTGCAAAGGAAAGCTCAGGCAAGGGAGACAGCTCTGAGGATTGGTGAAGATGGAGGCATAAGATTTCTACATGTGAGCAAAGAGTTTTTTTCCCAATCTTCCCTGTTGCCAGTAGTGTGTGCAGACTCTGCAGTTACAGCACATTCTGAAGTGTCTCATTCAAACAGCAGGTAGAGCCTCACTGTTGTGTCCAAAAAGAACAGGGATACACTGATCACTCTAACCCAGGTAGCCTGGATACTGCTCACCACAAAGCCACTCACCACATGGAGCTCAGCAACAGGAGTCATCCCAGGTTTATACATCTCTCTAGGTTGTGCTAGTCATGCTGAGCAATAGCTACACCCCCTCAGTgggtgcagctccaggcagtTCAAAGCCAGTTGGATTGCATCAGTGCAAGCTTCCCTGCCTGCCAACACACCAGAGTGCTGCAGAGGGGGCATGGAGATAACCTGCTGGAAGCTGAAGACAAGGAACTATTTCCAGGGAAGCAGAGCAAGCAAACCTCTCTGCCAGCACACAGGGCCTCTAGAGCCATTCACCTGACAAGCAAGTGGTTCATGTGCCCCAGCTACTCACCCGGCACTGGtagagctcctgcagctgggcgTTGATCCATTCCTCCAGGTCTAGCCAGCGCTGTAGGTCTTTGCGGTTGTACTTTATGGTCAGCTTGCCCAGTTTCCTGTGTGATGATTCCTCCCCAGGTTTCTCTGGTGTCTGGAAAGTCACCCGGGGCAGTGCACTGGAGTTGCTGGCCATCCTCAGTGCTTCCTCCTCTGACAGCAGGAGCTCTCCTTCCTCTGGGCTCCCTCAcaccttttctctgcttcctttaCCAAAGCCTCTCTGCAAGCAGTGCCTCCCAGCACAAGCTAGTTACAGGCACCAAGGCTGGGAGGCATTGGTGATCCTAGGGAGAGAGTTAGGGGTGGCtacagggctggggcagcagccaggctctgcaggctgagTTACAGCTGCAGACTCTTGGGTTTCACCATCAGATGTGctgacaggagcagggaggcaggcagAGTTGTTGTAATAACATCTGTTGTTAAAAGAAGCCAAGTGAACCAGGGAATTGATGAACCATGTTTGTTAATATTTAACACAAGTCAGGTCCAAGAGGTGGGGAAGAAGGAGgttttaaattactgttttcctaCAGGCATAA is part of the Molothrus aeneus isolate 106 chromosome 6, BPBGC_Maene_1.0, whole genome shotgun sequence genome and harbors:
- the PPP1R14D gene encoding protein phosphatase 1 regulatory subunit 14D, whose product is MASNSSALPRVTFQTPEKPGEESSHRKLGKLTIKYNRKDLQRWLDLEEWINAQLQELYQCRLREETEAAAPEPQIDLEDLLEVPNEEQKIKLQEILHECSSPTEDFITELLSRLRGLRRVTNPQKK